The proteins below are encoded in one region of Amycolatopsis acidiphila:
- a CDS encoding HAD family hydrolase yields MIGLPEGISACLFDLDGVLTGTAALHREAWKQTFDAFLRERDGAGFRPFTDADYAQHVDGRPRADGVRAFLASRSITLPEGDPNDPPNTPTVNGLGNRKNELVLRIIDERGVDPYPGSVRYLEEAQKAGLAIAVVTSSANGAAVLEAAKLSRFVKALVDGLVLKRDHLRGKPAPDSFLAGAKALGVDPSRAAVFEDALAGVQAGRAGNFGYVVGVNRANQADELRAHGADVVVDDLADLLGDKA; encoded by the coding sequence ATGATCGGGTTGCCCGAAGGAATTTCAGCTTGCCTGTTCGATCTCGACGGCGTGCTGACCGGTACCGCGGCGCTGCATCGCGAGGCGTGGAAACAGACGTTCGACGCGTTCCTGCGGGAACGGGACGGGGCCGGCTTCCGGCCCTTCACCGACGCCGACTACGCGCAGCACGTGGACGGCAGGCCGCGCGCGGACGGCGTGCGCGCGTTCCTCGCCTCCCGCAGCATCACCCTGCCCGAGGGTGACCCCAACGACCCGCCGAACACGCCCACGGTCAACGGGCTGGGCAACCGCAAGAACGAGCTGGTGCTGCGGATCATCGACGAGCGCGGGGTCGACCCGTATCCAGGCTCGGTGCGGTACCTGGAGGAGGCGCAGAAGGCCGGGCTGGCGATCGCGGTCGTGACCTCGTCGGCGAACGGCGCCGCGGTGCTGGAGGCCGCGAAGCTGAGCCGGTTCGTGAAGGCACTGGTCGACGGCCTGGTGCTCAAGCGCGACCACCTGCGCGGTAAGCCCGCGCCCGACTCGTTCCTCGCCGGGGCGAAGGCGCTCGGCGTCGACCCGTCGCGGGCCGCGGTGTTCGAGGACGCGCTGGCCGGGGTGCAGGCGGGCAGGGCAGGTAACTTCGGGTACGTCGTCGGCGTGAACCGCGCGAACCAGGCGGACGAGCTGCGGGCGCACGGCGCCGACGTGGTGGTGGACGACCTCGCGGACCTGCTGGGGGACAAGGCATGA
- a CDS encoding ArsR/SmtB family transcription factor: MPDEPERRVIDAGAVAAALDGLGDRAVVQQWAERFSVLADPSRLTLLVCIHYAREIAVTDLAVAAGMTDTAVSQALRLLRAHGLVTGHRSGRVVRYRLADATVHELIHHVRPHPGTLP; this comes from the coding sequence ATGCCTGACGAGCCGGAACGACGGGTGATCGACGCGGGCGCGGTCGCGGCCGCGCTCGACGGCCTCGGCGACCGCGCGGTCGTGCAGCAGTGGGCCGAACGGTTCTCCGTCCTGGCCGATCCGTCGCGGCTGACGCTGCTCGTCTGCATCCACTACGCGCGCGAGATCGCGGTGACCGACCTCGCGGTCGCGGCGGGCATGACGGACACGGCCGTCTCGCAGGCGTTGCGGCTGCTGCGCGCGCACGGGCTGGTGACCGGCCACCGCTCGGGCCGGGTGGTCCGCTACCGCCTCGCCGACGCGACCGTGCACGAGCTGATCCACCACGTCCGGCCCCATCCGGGCACACTGCCTTAG
- a CDS encoding amidase, which produces MDEICFMSALGLRAALGSRELSAREVVQAHLDQIERVNPAVNAVVTLVAERALDAAHAADELAASGAELPALHGLPVAHKDMHDTAGIRTTYGSPLYAEHVPERDELIVERMRAAGAITTGKTNVPEWAAGSHTFNPVFGVTRNPYDLDRSAGGSSGGAAVALACGMQPIADGSDMGGSLRNPASFGNVVGFRPSPGRVPSTTSRLGWSTLAVQGPMARSVADAALLLSVLAGPDARVPISLAEPGSSFARPLARDLTGARVAWSPDLGGAVPVEPEVRSVVEASAKVFAGLGCVVERDCPDFSGAEEVFRTLRAWQFEVQFGPLLATGRLKDTIVWNTELGRRLTGPDLGRAEVLHTELFRRVHEFFTRYDFLLLPVSQVPPFEIGQEYPPQVDGVRMESYLDWMRSAYFVSATGCPALSVPGGFTPGGLPVGVQVVGPHRADFAVLQAGHAFETATSFATRRPSLVTD; this is translated from the coding sequence ATGGACGAAATCTGCTTCATGTCCGCGCTCGGGCTGCGCGCCGCGCTCGGCTCCCGGGAACTGTCCGCGCGCGAGGTGGTCCAGGCGCACCTGGACCAGATCGAGCGCGTCAACCCCGCGGTCAACGCCGTGGTCACGCTCGTCGCCGAGCGGGCGCTCGACGCCGCGCACGCGGCCGACGAGCTGGCCGCCTCCGGGGCCGAGCTGCCGGCGTTGCACGGGCTTCCGGTGGCGCACAAGGACATGCACGACACCGCCGGCATCCGCACGACCTACGGCTCGCCGCTCTACGCCGAGCACGTCCCCGAGCGGGACGAGCTGATCGTCGAGCGGATGCGCGCGGCCGGCGCGATCACGACCGGGAAGACGAACGTGCCGGAGTGGGCCGCGGGCTCGCACACGTTCAACCCGGTGTTCGGTGTGACGCGTAACCCCTACGACCTGGACCGCTCCGCCGGTGGCAGCAGCGGGGGCGCGGCGGTCGCGCTCGCGTGCGGGATGCAGCCGATCGCGGACGGCAGCGACATGGGCGGCTCGCTGCGCAACCCGGCGTCCTTCGGCAACGTCGTCGGCTTCCGGCCGTCGCCGGGCCGGGTGCCGAGCACGACGTCGCGGCTGGGCTGGAGCACGCTCGCCGTGCAGGGCCCGATGGCGCGGTCGGTCGCCGACGCCGCGCTGCTGCTGTCGGTGCTCGCCGGCCCGGACGCCCGCGTGCCGATTTCCCTTGCGGAACCCGGTTCTTCGTTCGCCCGGCCGCTGGCGCGCGACCTGACCGGCGCCCGGGTCGCGTGGTCGCCGGACCTCGGCGGCGCGGTCCCGGTCGAGCCCGAGGTGCGCTCGGTCGTCGAGGCGTCGGCGAAGGTGTTCGCCGGGCTCGGCTGCGTCGTCGAGCGGGACTGCCCGGACTTCTCGGGCGCGGAGGAGGTGTTCCGGACGCTGCGGGCCTGGCAGTTCGAGGTGCAGTTCGGTCCGCTGCTGGCGACCGGGCGGCTGAAGGACACCATCGTCTGGAACACCGAGCTGGGGCGCCGGCTGACCGGGCCGGACCTGGGGCGCGCGGAGGTCCTGCACACCGAGCTGTTCCGGCGGGTGCACGAGTTCTTCACCCGTTACGACTTCCTGCTGCTGCCGGTGAGCCAGGTGCCGCCGTTCGAGATCGGGCAGGAGTACCCGCCGCAGGTCGACGGGGTGCGGATGGAGAGCTATCTCGACTGGATGCGCTCGGCGTACTTCGTCTCCGCCACCGGCTGCCCCGCGCTGTCGGTGCCGGGCGGGTTCACCCCCGGCGGGCTGCCCGTCGGCGTCCAGGTCGTCGGGCCGCATCGCGCCGACTTCGCCGTCCTGCAGGCGGGGCACGCCTTCGAGACCGCGACCTCGTTCGCAACGCGACGTCCGTCACTGGTGACCGATTAA
- a CDS encoding PaaI family thioesterase has product MTAQQDSRQKTITWQDPLAAAELGRAMPGLEYLTAIGEGRIPAAPISAHLGMRLVSVTDGEVVFAATPDESLYNPIGMIHGGVAATMLDSAVGCAVHTKLPAGVGYSSVELKVSYLKAIHPSAGEIRARGYVVKVGSRVGFAEAELRDEAGTLLATASGTCLVMRP; this is encoded by the coding sequence ATGACAGCGCAGCAGGACTCGCGGCAGAAGACCATCACCTGGCAGGACCCACTGGCCGCGGCCGAGCTGGGCCGGGCGATGCCCGGGCTCGAGTACCTCACCGCGATCGGGGAGGGCCGGATCCCGGCCGCGCCGATCAGCGCGCACCTGGGCATGCGGCTGGTGAGCGTCACCGACGGCGAGGTCGTCTTCGCCGCCACGCCCGACGAGTCGCTGTACAACCCGATCGGCATGATCCACGGCGGCGTCGCCGCGACGATGCTCGACTCGGCGGTGGGCTGCGCGGTCCACACGAAGCTTCCCGCCGGGGTCGGGTACTCGTCGGTCGAGCTGAAGGTCAGCTACCTCAAGGCGATCCACCCGTCGGCGGGCGAGATCCGGGCGCGCGGGTACGTGGTCAAAGTGGGGTCGCGGGTCGGGTTCGCGGAGGCCGAGCTGCGGGACGAGGCCGGCACGTTGCTGGCCACAGCGTCCGGTACCTGTCTGGTCATGCGGCCGTGA
- a CDS encoding SCO6745 family protein: protein MTTPRELWAVLETLHDVTYFTPQARAAHEAVGLRGFWRGYVAMRAAPLGQAGPGLVTAVFHNFARSFLARALPAIWAVVAPERALAARMDGAVAALRAHLPDLGADVLAGPNAVLRRIVGSACWEGRALGAANADLPWPDEPLAQLWLATTVVREHRGDGHVAVLVSEGIGGLEAHVLRDAADGSRELTLPNRGWTEQEWAAARAQLAGRGLLAAGGGLTAEGERLREHIERRTDELAAQPLTAATAAELDRLDEVLRPFARALVPGAVPYPNPVGAPRP, encoded by the coding sequence GTGACGACCCCGCGGGAGCTGTGGGCGGTCCTGGAGACGCTCCACGACGTCACGTACTTCACTCCGCAGGCGCGCGCAGCGCACGAGGCGGTGGGGTTGCGGGGGTTCTGGCGCGGTTACGTCGCCATGCGGGCGGCGCCGCTCGGGCAGGCGGGCCCCGGCCTGGTGACGGCGGTGTTCCACAACTTCGCCCGGTCGTTCCTCGCTCGTGCGCTGCCCGCGATCTGGGCGGTCGTGGCGCCGGAGCGGGCGTTGGCGGCCCGGATGGACGGTGCGGTCGCGGCGCTGCGCGCGCACCTGCCGGACCTCGGTGCCGACGTGCTGGCCGGGCCGAACGCCGTGCTGCGCCGGATCGTGGGTTCGGCGTGCTGGGAGGGGCGCGCGCTCGGCGCGGCGAACGCGGATCTGCCGTGGCCGGACGAGCCGCTCGCGCAGCTGTGGCTGGCGACGACGGTGGTCCGCGAGCATCGCGGCGACGGGCATGTCGCGGTGCTGGTCTCGGAGGGCATCGGCGGTCTGGAAGCGCACGTCCTGCGGGACGCGGCCGACGGCAGCCGGGAGCTGACGCTGCCCAACCGCGGTTGGACCGAGCAGGAGTGGGCGGCGGCGCGGGCGCAGCTCGCCGGACGCGGCCTGCTCGCGGCGGGCGGGGGTCTCACTGCTGAAGGCGAACGCTTGCGCGAGCACATCGAACGCCGGACCGACGAGCTGGCCGCGCAGCCGCTCACCGCGGCGACGGCCGCCGAACTCGACCGCCTCGACGAGGTGCTGCGCCCGTTCGCGCGGGCGCTGGTGCCCGGCGCGGTGCCGTACCCCAACCCCGTGGGGGCGCCCCGGCCGTGA
- a CDS encoding DUF6480 family protein produces MTSPDPDPDRTPGLEPGGGVQPGDTPPESGSTTTGLSHPDPDPPKSVPVITIVLSVVLAVLVAALLISLAVGWLRF; encoded by the coding sequence ATGACCAGTCCCGATCCCGATCCCGACCGCACCCCGGGCCTCGAACCGGGCGGCGGCGTGCAGCCCGGCGACACCCCGCCGGAGTCCGGTTCGACGACGACGGGCCTGTCGCACCCCGACCCCGACCCGCCGAAGTCGGTGCCGGTGATCACCATCGTGCTGTCGGTGGTGCTGGCCGTGCTGGTCGCGGCCCTGCTGATCTCGCTGGCCGTGGGCTGGCTGCGCTTCTAG
- a CDS encoding ATP-dependent Clp protease ATP-binding subunit, with translation MTGFFPGGAGSSPFDQFLAQFFGNAMPGRRPQSVDITRLLTDQARELVSDAATKAAEQGRDDVDTEHLLWAATQVPVTRQLLENAGAKPEAIAGEIDRQAGPGAEHSTPTTLAPGAKRALLDAHGIARSMGSSYIGPQHLLLALSVNPQSAAGRILAHAGANPQSLQNEPPGRGPQPSAAPQRGDTPTLDQYGRDLTAQAREGDIDPVVGRDEEIEQTVEVLSRRTKNNPVLIGEAGVGKTAIVEGLAQRLADGDVPDTLAGRRVVQLDLTAMVAGTRYRGDFEERMTNLLTEIRQHRDELIVFIDELHTVVGAGSSEGSMGAGNMLKPALARGELHIVGATTLDEYRQNIENDPALERRFQPILVPEPSVEDTIAILHGLRDRYEAHHQVRFTDEALVAAADLSDRYLTDRFLPDKAIDLVDQAGARVRLRSGRRPNQVRELENRLEKLTRDKEQAIAEEDFERASRTRDEIAALREQIQQADSDGRPSGTLEVRPDDIAEVVSRLTGVPVSQLTEAERDRLLRLEEHLHDRIVGQNEAVSAVAEAVRRSRAGLSEPDRPFGSFLFLGPTGVGKTELARALAEALFGEQDRMIRIDMSEYGERHTVSRLIGAPPGYVGYEEAGQLTEAVRRRPYSVVLLDEVEKAHPEIFNVLLQVLDDGRLTDGRGRTVNFSNTVLIMTSNIGSELIVSGTQGALGFGRADESDTERPLRERLMRRLRETFRPEFLNRIDEIIVFRKLEAEQLEQITELLLEQTKRRAHAQDVTVEFTPEAVRWLARTGYQPEFGARPMRRTIQREVDNQLSTLMLRGDIGPGSLVRVSAGEQGLSFDVSATTGGRTP, from the coding sequence ATGACTGGTTTCTTTCCCGGCGGGGCCGGGTCGAGCCCGTTCGACCAGTTCCTGGCCCAGTTCTTCGGCAACGCCATGCCCGGCCGACGGCCGCAGTCGGTCGACATCACCCGGCTGCTCACCGACCAGGCGCGGGAGCTGGTGTCCGACGCCGCGACCAAGGCCGCCGAGCAGGGACGCGACGACGTCGACACCGAGCACCTGCTGTGGGCCGCGACGCAGGTACCGGTGACCCGGCAGCTGCTGGAGAACGCGGGGGCGAAACCCGAGGCCATCGCCGGCGAGATCGACCGGCAGGCCGGTCCCGGCGCCGAGCACAGCACGCCGACGACGCTCGCCCCCGGGGCGAAGCGCGCGCTGCTGGACGCGCACGGCATCGCCCGGAGCATGGGTTCCTCCTACATCGGGCCGCAGCACCTGCTGCTCGCGCTGTCGGTCAACCCGCAGTCCGCCGCCGGCCGCATCCTCGCCCACGCCGGGGCGAACCCCCAGTCGCTGCAGAACGAACCACCCGGCCGCGGGCCTCAGCCGAGTGCCGCGCCACAGCGCGGCGACACGCCGACGCTCGACCAGTACGGCCGCGACCTGACCGCCCAGGCGCGCGAGGGCGACATCGACCCGGTGGTGGGCCGGGACGAGGAGATCGAACAGACGGTCGAGGTACTTTCCCGGCGTACCAAGAACAATCCGGTCCTGATCGGCGAGGCCGGGGTCGGCAAGACCGCGATCGTCGAGGGCCTGGCCCAGCGGCTGGCCGACGGCGACGTGCCCGACACCCTCGCCGGGCGCCGCGTCGTCCAGCTCGACCTGACCGCGATGGTCGCCGGCACCCGCTACCGGGGTGACTTCGAGGAGCGGATGACCAACCTGCTGACCGAGATCCGGCAGCATCGCGACGAGCTGATCGTGTTCATCGACGAGCTGCACACGGTGGTCGGCGCGGGGTCCTCGGAGGGCTCGATGGGGGCCGGCAACATGCTCAAGCCCGCGCTCGCCCGTGGCGAGCTGCACATCGTCGGTGCGACCACTTTGGACGAATACCGGCAGAACATCGAGAACGACCCGGCGCTGGAGCGCCGCTTCCAGCCGATCCTGGTGCCCGAGCCGAGCGTCGAGGACACGATCGCGATCCTGCACGGCCTGCGCGACCGTTACGAGGCACACCACCAGGTCCGCTTCACCGACGAGGCGCTGGTCGCCGCGGCCGACCTGTCCGACCGCTACCTCACCGACCGCTTCCTGCCCGACAAGGCGATCGACCTGGTCGACCAGGCCGGTGCCCGGGTGCGGCTGCGCTCGGGGCGGCGGCCGAACCAGGTGCGCGAGCTGGAGAACCGGCTGGAGAAGCTGACGCGCGACAAGGAACAGGCCATCGCCGAGGAGGACTTCGAGCGTGCGTCGCGGACGCGCGACGAGATCGCCGCGCTGCGCGAGCAGATCCAGCAGGCCGACTCCGACGGGCGTCCCTCCGGCACCCTGGAGGTGCGGCCCGACGACATCGCCGAGGTCGTCTCGCGGCTGACCGGCGTGCCCGTCAGCCAGCTCACCGAGGCCGAGCGGGACCGGTTGCTGCGCCTGGAGGAGCACCTGCACGACCGTATCGTCGGGCAGAACGAGGCGGTGTCCGCGGTGGCCGAGGCGGTGCGCCGCTCGCGCGCCGGACTGTCCGAACCGGACCGTCCATTCGGGAGCTTCCTGTTCCTCGGCCCCACCGGTGTCGGCAAGACCGAGCTGGCGCGGGCGCTCGCCGAGGCGTTGTTCGGCGAGCAGGACCGGATGATCCGCATCGACATGTCCGAGTACGGCGAGCGCCACACCGTCTCGCGGCTGATCGGCGCTCCCCCCGGCTACGTCGGCTACGAGGAGGCCGGGCAGCTGACCGAGGCCGTCCGCCGCCGCCCGTACTCGGTGGTGCTGCTCGACGAGGTGGAGAAGGCGCATCCGGAGATCTTCAACGTGCTGCTGCAGGTGCTCGACGACGGCCGGCTGACCGACGGGCGGGGCCGCACGGTCAACTTCAGCAACACCGTGCTGATCATGACGAGCAACATCGGCTCGGAGCTGATCGTCAGCGGCACCCAGGGCGCGCTCGGCTTCGGCCGCGCCGACGAGTCCGACACCGAGCGCCCGCTGCGGGAACGGCTGATGCGGCGGCTGCGCGAGACGTTCCGCCCGGAGTTCCTCAACCGCATCGACGAGATCATCGTGTTCCGCAAGCTCGAGGCCGAGCAGCTGGAGCAGATCACCGAGCTGTTGCTGGAGCAGACGAAGCGGCGGGCGCACGCGCAGGATGTCACGGTCGAGTTCACCCCGGAGGCGGTGCGCTGGCTCGCCCGCACCGGGTACCAGCCGGAGTTCGGCGCCCGGCCGATGCGCCGCACGATCCAGCGCGAGGTGGACAACCAGCTCTCGACGCTGATGCTGCGCGGCGACATCGGCCCCGGCTCGCTGGTGCGGGTGTCGGCGGGCGAGCAGGGCCTGTCCTTCGACGTCTCGGCCACCACAGGAGGGCGAACGCCATGA
- a CDS encoding SigB/SigF/SigG family RNA polymerase sigma factor, with amino-acid sequence MAKPRTPAPGDLSDDEKLALFKHLAAIDRDDPRRETLRTALVTEYLSVAEHIARRFSGRGEAYDDLVQVARVGLINAVDRFEPDRGSDFLSFAVPTIMGEVRRHFRDASWSVRVPRRLKELHLQIGQVSGELGQRLGRAPTPTEIARALDLSVDEVSEGLQAGNAYYAISVDKPAGEESESASLADTLGAEDDGLESVENHEALQPLLRELPERERTILMLRFFGNMTQTQIAKRVGISQMHVSRLLAQTLQHLRDKLTDEP; translated from the coding sequence GTGGCCAAACCCCGCACCCCGGCGCCAGGTGATCTCAGCGACGACGAGAAGCTCGCGCTGTTCAAGCACTTGGCTGCCATCGACCGGGACGACCCGCGCCGCGAGACGCTGCGGACCGCCCTGGTCACGGAGTACCTCTCCGTGGCGGAGCACATCGCGCGGCGGTTCAGCGGCCGCGGCGAGGCGTACGACGACCTGGTCCAGGTCGCCCGTGTGGGGCTGATCAACGCGGTGGACCGCTTCGAGCCGGACCGGGGCAGCGACTTCCTGTCGTTCGCGGTGCCGACGATCATGGGCGAGGTCCGCAGGCACTTCCGGGACGCCAGCTGGTCGGTCCGCGTCCCGCGCCGGCTCAAGGAGCTGCACCTGCAGATCGGGCAGGTCAGCGGCGAGCTGGGCCAGCGGCTCGGCCGCGCGCCGACGCCCACCGAGATCGCCCGCGCCCTCGACCTCTCCGTCGACGAGGTGAGCGAGGGCCTGCAGGCAGGCAACGCCTACTACGCGATCTCCGTGGACAAGCCCGCCGGCGAGGAGAGCGAGTCCGCGTCGCTGGCCGACACCCTCGGCGCGGAGGACGACGGACTCGAGTCGGTCGAGAACCACGAGGCCCTGCAACCGCTGCTGCGGGAGCTGCCCGAGCGCGAGCGCACGATCCTCATGCTGCGCTTCTTCGGCAACATGACGCAGACCCAGATCGCCAAGCGGGTGGGCATCTCCCAGATGCACGTCTCCCGGCTGCTGGCGCAGACCCTGCAGCACCTGCGGGACAAGCTCACCGACGAGCCGTGA
- a CDS encoding DUF4383 domain-containing protein, with amino-acid sequence MASNPTRSRSRASVSRALALVIGVVYLVLGIAGFFLIDKPLWVFHTGPLLDVVRTAIGLLALVAARKGATAQVIGLVLFFGLAGFTVYGSLSAATMQPGDVRHFFDVHWGDNILHGITAVLGLVMGLLPQRAVHERPDPGHEE; translated from the coding sequence ATGGCGTCGAACCCCACTCGCTCGCGGTCTCGCGCGTCGGTGTCCCGGGCGCTCGCGCTGGTGATCGGGGTCGTCTATCTCGTGCTCGGCATCGCCGGGTTCTTCCTGATCGACAAGCCGTTGTGGGTGTTCCACACCGGACCGCTGCTCGACGTGGTGCGCACCGCGATCGGCCTGCTGGCGCTCGTGGCCGCGCGCAAGGGCGCGACGGCACAGGTGATCGGCCTGGTGCTCTTCTTCGGACTGGCCGGGTTCACCGTGTACGGTTCGCTTTCCGCGGCGACCATGCAACCGGGCGATGTCCGCCATTTCTTCGACGTCCACTGGGGAGACAACATCCTGCACGGGATCACCGCGGTGCTCGGGCTGGTCATGGGGCTGCTGCCGCAACGGGCCGTACACGAACGGCCGGATCCCGGCCACGAAGAGTAG
- a CDS encoding glycosyltransferase, whose protein sequence is MQRAKDDRLRILVWHMHGSYTGAFVRGRHEYLLPALPEGGKWGMGRAGRDWPASAREVSPRELREDGFDAVVLQRTEEFELLEEWTGLRPGRDVPAVFLEHNTPTGDVPRTRHFLADRTDVPVVHVTHFNQLMWDSGRASTTVIEHGVVDPGERYTGEEGSAGVVVNEPVRRGRAVGTDLLPAFAEVAPLHVYGIGVEKLAFGDRVRPKGDLGQEELYTDLARCRLYLHTPRWTSLGLSLIEAMLLGMPVVAVAATEAARAVPREAGFVSADISELTNAVRELVSEPELAHRMGKSAREFALARYGLDAFLHNWDVLLEGLVHS, encoded by the coding sequence ATGCAAAGGGCGAAGGACGACCGGCTCCGGATACTCGTGTGGCATATGCACGGCTCGTACACCGGAGCGTTCGTGCGCGGACGGCACGAGTACCTGCTGCCCGCGTTGCCCGAAGGTGGGAAGTGGGGGATGGGCCGGGCGGGCCGCGACTGGCCCGCGTCGGCGCGGGAGGTCAGCCCGCGAGAGTTGCGCGAGGACGGGTTCGACGCCGTCGTGCTGCAGCGCACGGAGGAGTTCGAACTGCTGGAGGAGTGGACGGGGCTGCGGCCGGGGCGCGACGTGCCCGCGGTGTTCCTGGAGCACAACACGCCCACCGGCGACGTGCCGCGCACGCGGCACTTCCTCGCCGACCGGACCGACGTCCCGGTCGTGCACGTCACCCATTTCAACCAGTTGATGTGGGACTCCGGCCGGGCGTCGACGACCGTGATCGAGCACGGTGTCGTCGATCCCGGCGAGCGCTACACCGGCGAAGAGGGGAGCGCCGGCGTGGTGGTGAACGAACCGGTGCGCCGAGGCAGGGCGGTGGGCACGGACCTGCTGCCCGCCTTCGCCGAGGTCGCGCCGCTGCATGTGTACGGCATCGGGGTCGAGAAGCTGGCCTTCGGTGACCGGGTGCGGCCGAAAGGCGACCTGGGCCAGGAAGAGCTCTACACCGACCTGGCCCGGTGCCGCCTTTACCTGCACACGCCGCGCTGGACTTCGCTGGGCCTGTCGCTGATCGAGGCGATGCTCCTGGGGATGCCGGTGGTCGCGGTGGCCGCTACGGAAGCCGCGCGAGCGGTGCCCCGGGAGGCCGGGTTCGTCTCGGCCGACATCTCGGAGCTCACGAACGCGGTCCGTGAACTCGTTTCCGAACCGGAGCTCGCGCACCGCATGGGCAAGAGCGCGCGCGAGTTCGCACTGGCCCGGTACGGGCTGGACGCCTTCCTGCACAACTGGGACGTCCTGCTCGAGGGCCTCGTGCACAGCTGA
- a CDS encoding glycosyltransferase, with protein sequence MRISMVSEHANPLAALGEVDAGGQNLHVAELSAALCRQGHGVTVYSRRDDEEQPERVRTDAGYEVVHVPAGPARYLPKDDLLPHMTAFGRFLAGQWRDEQPDVVHAHFWMSGLASLLAARGTDIPVVQTFHALGAVKRRHQGAADTSPPDRVRLERLIGKNAAQVAATCSDEVFELARMGLPRPRMSVVPCGVDLDRFGVTGPTAVRGAKRRLVSVGRLVPRKGFATAIAALAGVPDTELVIAGGPDEGRLADDPEARRLRELAKRCGVAGRVHLLGQVSRTEMPGLLRSADIVVCTPWYEPFGIVPLEAMACGRPVVAAAVGGLIDTVVDGVTGELVPPKRPEVLAATLRRLLDNPAQREAYGVAGMDRAHSRYSWDRIAVDILRVYEKALTERAPAPARPVAGSHA encoded by the coding sequence ATGAGGATCTCGATGGTCTCCGAGCACGCCAACCCGTTGGCGGCGCTGGGAGAGGTCGACGCGGGTGGCCAGAACCTGCACGTGGCGGAGCTGTCGGCCGCCCTGTGCCGGCAGGGCCACGGAGTCACGGTCTACAGCAGGCGCGACGACGAGGAGCAGCCCGAACGGGTACGCACCGACGCCGGCTACGAGGTCGTGCACGTGCCGGCCGGCCCCGCCCGGTACCTGCCCAAGGACGACCTGCTCCCGCACATGACCGCGTTCGGCCGCTTCCTGGCCGGCCAGTGGCGTGACGAGCAGCCGGACGTGGTGCACGCGCACTTCTGGATGTCCGGGCTGGCCTCGCTGCTGGCCGCGCGCGGTACCGACATCCCAGTGGTACAGACCTTTCATGCGCTCGGCGCGGTCAAGCGGCGGCACCAGGGCGCGGCCGACACCAGCCCCCCCGACCGGGTGCGGCTGGAACGGTTGATCGGCAAGAACGCGGCCCAGGTCGCGGCGACCTGTTCGGACGAGGTGTTCGAGCTCGCGCGGATGGGCCTGCCCCGGCCGCGGATGTCCGTCGTGCCGTGCGGAGTGGACCTCGACCGGTTCGGCGTGACCGGGCCGACGGCCGTCCGCGGCGCCAAGCGCCGCCTTGTCAGCGTCGGAAGGTTGGTGCCCCGCAAGGGTTTCGCGACCGCGATCGCCGCGCTGGCGGGGGTGCCCGACACCGAGCTGGTGATCGCGGGAGGCCCGGACGAGGGCAGGCTCGCGGACGATCCCGAGGCGCGCAGGCTGCGTGAGCTCGCCAAGCGGTGTGGCGTGGCCGGCCGCGTGCACCTGCTGGGACAGGTGTCGCGCACCGAGATGCCGGGCCTGCTGCGCTCGGCGGACATCGTCGTGTGCACGCCCTGGTACGAGCCGTTCGGCATCGTGCCGCTGGAGGCGATGGCGTGCGGGCGGCCCGTCGTCGCCGCCGCGGTCGGCGGCCTGATCGACACCGTCGTCGACGGGGTGACCGGCGAGCTGGTGCCGCCGAAGCGGCCGGAGGTGCTCGCCGCGACCCTGCGGCGGCTGCTGGACAACCCGGCCCAGCGCGAGGCCTACGGCGTCGCCGGGATGGACCGGGCGCATTCGCGGTACTCCTGGGACCGCATCGCCGTGGACATTCTCCGGGTCTACGAAAAGGCCCTCACCGAACGGGCACCCGCGCCGGCGCGTCCGGTCGCGGGCAGCCACGCCTGA